The stretch of DNA AGAGTTTGTTTCCTAATGAAATTGCTCTTTTGTCTAGGTTAAATATGACTCTAAGCAGCAAAACGTGTGCGGCGTGAGAGAGAGGATTATTAGAGAGCCAAAGGGGTTCGAGAAGAGTTCGGAGATCAAAGCTAGCTCGTACTATTGTTGCCGAGAAGTGCTTACATCCTATGACGCCAACACCTAATCATTATGTTGATTAGTGTGTTGTTCTTTTGAAGACCTTTTCTTTCTCGGTTAATGCATCCATTGTATACCGGTTATATGCTTTGTCAGAAGTTTtggatgcaatttgttactcaCCTTTACAAGGGAGTTGTTTActtctttcactagtattgatttttgtaaacttacaagtttttctagtgaattattttgccctgaggcatcgcacaagtattttatacttgtgcataatttatatctcgTCTCTCCTATTATTATCGTTATTCCAACTACGTTTAGGTGTGTTAAACTTAtaacttccgctgcatgttgtcgtgagtgttacaacacctacgcACAACACCTATATTCTGAAACACACAACTCTCAACTCACACATACACTGTGGAAACAgaactttcaattggtatcagagcttccaCTTGACGCTACTAAGTGAGatcctgttttgttttgttttcagagTGAAAAGGAATTATGGAAGGATCAACAAATACCGTTTTTAGGCCTCCCGTGTTGGATGGATTAAACTATGCATTGTGGAAAGTAAAGATGAGGGTTTTTATTAAATCCATTGATGAAAGAGCTTGGCAACGTGTACTTGATGGTTGGAGTCCACCAAAACTCGAGGATGCTGATGGAGACACACGGCTCAAACCTGAAAGTACATGGACTGTCGATGAAGTGCAATCATCAAACTATAATTCCAAGGCTCTTAATGCTATATTTTCATCCGTTGACACAAGGATGTTTAATTTAATCACCATTTGTGTATGTGCCAAAGATGCTTGGGAGATACTCCAGAAGCACTGTGAAGGATCCGCAAGTGTGCGTAAAACTAGGCTAAGGATGGTGACATCAAAGTTCGAAAGTTTGAGAATGGAGGACAAGGAGTCTATCCTTGAGTATGACTGCCGGCTGAGACAACTCTCAAATGAATCACATGGCCTAGGAGATCCCATACCAAATGAAAGATTGGTGAACAAGGTCCTAAGATCTCTTCCTGAAAGATTCAATGTCAAAGTCTGTGCTATTGAATAATCTAAAGACACGTCAACAATCAACTTAGATGAACTAATGAGTTCTCTCAGAACCTTTGAGATGAATCTTGATCTTCAAAGGAAGGATAAAGGGAAGACAATAGCCTTTGAAGCCTCAACTGAATCTTATGATGAAATCCTTCAAATATCTAAAGAGGTGGATAAGTCTGATTTAGGTGAAGAATCGATCTCTCTTTTTACTAAGAAATTTGGTGATTATTTGAAGACTATGAGAGAAAAGAAGAAAGTTGGACAAAAGTTTGAGCTGCCCAATAACTCCACATTTGCAAAACCTCAAAGGTTTACTCCTATGAAAGGACAATTTCGACCAAAGACCGAAGTGCAAATCCAATCTAATGTCAGAAACCTGGACTCGGTGCAATGTAGAGAGTGTTCGGGATATGGACACTATGCCAATGAGTGTGCCAATCGACTTAGGAAAAACAAAGGCATGACTGTCACCCTGAGTGATGAAGAGTCTGATGATGATCAAGGATCGAGTGCATCTGAAAATCACACATCGTTATCTTCTGTGATCAAGGAAAAGCGCTCAATGCAAGTCAATCCTTTGGGTGTTGCCACAGGTGTTGCAATACCTGGCCGCAACACCTCTTCGAAGTCAGTATGTCTTACATCTACAACCCTTGCGGAGGCAAGTGAGTCTGAAATCCAAGAGATAGATGATGATGAAGTCACTCTAGAAAGTGTGCAGACGATGTACGAAGAGTTATATGAAGACTGGATCAAAAGAACCAAAGTAAATGCAAGTCTCTCCAAAGAAAATGTTGAGCTAAAGTCACAAATTTCACGACTTGAAGTAATCTTAAGCAAGAAAGATTTGGAATTATGCAAAATCAAAGAGGAACTTGGAGAAGCAACTCAGATTCTTGCCAAGATGAACTCAAGCTCATCCAAACTTGATTCACTTTTGATGACTGGACAGAATGACAAAGCTGGACTTGGTTATCCGAATAGTCTGTTTGAAATTGGAGAATCTTCCAACACTAAGGGAAAACAAACTGTTTTTGTCAAAGGAAGTGTTGAAGCTTCGAATGCTACACAAACTGAAAATGGTACTCCATCAAAAGGGCGATTGTCTATCAAAAAGTCTAAATCCAGAAAGCGCCACTTCATCTGTCACTACTGTTACAGACCTGGTCATATCAAACCCTACTGCTTTAAACTGAGAGATGATTACAAGAGATGAGAATCAGAACGGGTGTTACCACAGGTGCTGTACAACACCCGGCGCAACACTGCCAACAGAAAACCCATGGTAAAAAAGGTTTGGGTACCAAAGACACATATTCAATGTTCTGTTATTTATACTTCATTAAAGACTAACATTGCAGGAATATGGTACTTTGACAGTGGCTGCTCgcgccacatgacaggttctAAAGACCATTTGATTGACTTTGTTGAACTAAGGAGTGGTCATATGACATATGGTGGTGGTGCTAAAGGAAGAATTGCTGGGAAAGGAACCTTGAATGTTGATGGATTGCCTAATCTACACAATGTGCTCTATGTTGAAGGgcttaactcaaacttaataagcataagtcaactttgtgacggcggtttgcatgttaagtttgataaagaCAATTGTGAAGTGTTTAATAAGACTAATACTCGCATTTTGACAGGTACTAGGTCTGCTGATAATTGCTATCAACTTGGAGAAGACATAGTGAGCAATCATTCAAAGGTGAGCGAATTAAACATGTGGCATCAAAAATTAGGACATGCAAACTTCAAGACATTAAAGAATCTTGGTAAGTACgatgctgtgagaggtatgcctaatTTATCCTCTGGAATTCCGTATGTTTGTGGTGCATGTCAAAAAGGTAAGCAAACACGTGTTCCCCAccaagtgttgcaacactttgggacaacacggtgtcttgaactcttgcacatggatcttatgggtccaatggaagtggaaagtcttggaggtaagaagtattcttgtgtttgtgtggatgatttctctcgctttacttgggtaagatttcttagagaaaaatccGATACATTTGATGTTTTCAAGAAATTACATGCTAAGATTACTAATCTACATAATATGAGGGTTGGAAAGATAAGGACCGATCATGGCaaagaatttgaaaactcaCATTTTATATCATTCTGTGAAAAGAAGgggataactcatgaattttcgGCCCCTAAGACTCCTCAACAGAACGGAATAGCCGAAAGGAAGAATAGAACACTGCAAGAAATGGCTAGGGTCATGTTAAGTTCTAAGAATATTTCAAAGAGATTTTGGGCCGAGGCCTTGAACACagcatgtcatatttcaaatcgtGTGTACTTAAGGAGTGGTTCCACTATGACATCCTATGAAATCATCATGGGAAAGAGGCCGAACCTCAAGTATTTTCATGTCTTTGggtgtgtatgttatgttttgaatgatcGAGAACATCTTGCAAAATTTGACTCTAAAAGTGACAAAtgtttatttcttggttattcatccAATAGTCGTGCATATTGCATGTATAATCTGAGAACAAGAACGACTATGGAATCTATTAACGTTATGTTTGACGATCTTGCAGATCTAACAGGAAAAACAATCGAGGATGAAGTTGTTGGGCTCCTGAATACAAGTGAGACACTGCCTAACACAGATGTTGGACCCGGTGTTGTAACACCTGAGACAACACCTGCATTGGCAGAATCAAATGATGAACCAGAAGAGAATACTGAAAATGATGATGGTGTAACCAATGATGGGATTGACATTTCCAGcaagattcagaaaaatcatccatcatctcaGATCATTGGAGAAACATTTGAAGGAATGCAAActagaagaaaggagaaggTAGACTATCGGAAAATGATGGGACTAGTATGCATGACTTCTTTGTACTCTCAAGTAATtcattcttgttttgtttcactcgttgaacccaaaaatataagtgaagccttaaaagatgaattttgggATGATGCGATGCATGAGgaacttgaacaatttgttaGGAATGATGTGTGGGATTTGGTTCCCAGACCCGATAATGTGAATGTTATTGGAACCAAATGGATCTTTAaaaacaaaactgatgaatccggaattgttgtgagaaacaaagctaggctagttgctcaagggtatactcaaattgaaggaattgattttgatgaaacgttTGCCCCTGTTGCCCGGATTGAATCGGTTAGACTTTTACTTGCTATTGCATGTCACATGGacataaaattatatcaaatggatgtgaaaagtgcatttttAAATGGCATTTTGAAAGAAGAAGCGTACGTAAGCCAACCTAAAGGATTTGAAGATCCACACCACATGAACCATGTCTACAAGTTGAAGAAGGCACTGTATGGGCTTAAACAGGCTCCACGGGCATGGTATGGTAAGCTTACGGAATATCTAGCTTAACTTgggcttcaaacgaggtgaggttgataaaaccctttttattaaaaagtcaaAGCATGATATACTTGTGTGTcaaatttatgtggatgacataaTCTTTGGTGCTTCTTCTCAAAAGCATGTTGATGATTTTGTTAAATGCATGTCTACcacatttgaaatgagtatggtaGGAGAATTgagtttctttcttggtttacaaattaaacaaatgcatgatggtATTTTTCTATGCCAATCTAAGTATGCCAAGAATGTGGTAAAGAAATTTTCTACTGAGAACACTAAACACATGAAAACTCCAATGGGGTCGACTGAAAAACTATCCAAGGACGATGTTGCGacaggtgttgacaacacccagtATCGCAGCATCATAGGCAGCCTTCTTTACTTAAGTGCAAGTCGTCCCGACatcatgtttagtgtttgcttgtgtgctaGGTACCAAGCTGATCCTAAAGTCACTCATTTAAAAGCTGTTAAAAGAATTTTGCGATATATTTCTGGAACAGTTGACTTGGGCTTGTGGTACACCAAAGAAACAAA from Primulina eburnea isolate SZY01 chromosome 6, ASM2296580v1, whole genome shotgun sequence encodes:
- the LOC140835437 gene encoding uncharacterized protein yields the protein MEGSTNTVFRPPVLDGLNYALWKVKMRVFIKSIDERAWQRVLDGWSPPKLEDADGDTRLKPESTWTVDEVQSSNYNSKALNAIFSSVDTRMFNLITICVCAKDAWEILQKHCEGSASVRKTRLRMVTSKFESLRMEDKESILEYDCRLRQLSNESHGLGDPIPNERLVNKVLRSLPERFNVKVCAIE